The DNA sequence TTGTTGATTTCTCTTGTGTGCCATTCTCTAAACTGAAACCAAAGTATCACATAAGAATAATAGATCAAGGGCGACATAAAAAGTCTGTAAAGTTGCTCCAGttgtatttgaaaaaaaaaaggagcaCAAGCGGGATGACCAACGATTACCAGGACAACTTATACAGCCCAACAAAGCATTCAACTGATGTTTATCAATGGCTGTCCAGGATTATCAGTCAACTGATATAACTCTTCGACCATAAGAatgtaaccccccccccccttcaactGTTTATATTCTATAcatccacccccctccccccaacttcCTCCATAATTTAGCACAAATTTACCTTCAACCATATTTGTTATTATACATTTATGCTCCCCCACCACACTTAGGGATAGAACCCCACCTCCTCCAATATAGCAAACATTTACCTGCAACCATTCTATTACCTGTCCAGAAATTCCATTGCTTTCTTTTGACCATTTATTTCTGCCACTCTTTTCGGCGTGTCTCCAAAGTTATCCTCCTCTGTCAACGATACCCCGCCATCCGCAAGCGCCCGCAGTACGTTGATACTTCCTCGCTCAGCGGCACAATGCGCTGGCGTCCATCCTCCGCTCATGCGCATCTCGCCATCTGCGCAGTGTTCGAGGAGTTTCTTTACGCATTTTGTTCTACCtggaaacaaataaaatatatagaaaGGAATTTCCAGTAGCGAGGGGATATGGGGGTATAAAAACGCGTGTGTGAATTAgtgtgaaaaaaagaaagcgtAAGGAGTAAAAAACGATAATAGATCTTCTATCTATTGCTTTTTTAACACGCGCGTTATGTCATATCTCCGCTTAGGGATCTTGTAAAGTTAAACAaactcaaaaaaaaaaaaaaaatggatataGGTggccccacccaccccagATTCCCCCACGCctacctagttattctacagcaaGTCATTAGTTTTTCTATCAAATATCTGTTGTGTGATTGTTTTCTTATCGTATTCATCTCGAGCCCGCGTACCTGCAGCGGCTGCTACGTGTAGAGCCGTTCGCCTGCCGTAATCCCAGTCCTCGCTATCGGGGTCTATGCTCCCGGCAAGCAAGATTGCCTCGAGCGCGTCAACATCGCCCTTCGCTGCGGCCTCGTGAAGCTCGGTCATAACGAGTCTAGAATAAGCGAGGGAAGACgtaaaattttgttttcaggGGGGTTCAGCCCAGAATTTTAACGTAAGAATTACACACCAATCTCGTAGTTTTCTCTTGATCATCCTTACACTTTCCTTTTCGTTCGTTTAAAATTTCTAATCGTGAATCTTGAAAAGGGCGCTTTAATACGGCCAAAGAACATGCAaaaagttgttttatttttcactaatttcgtttttcgccctatgtttaccgtaTAAATCAATAGGGAcaataaagagcttgggctacctgtggcaaAATGGGATGATATATGGACCTTGTAATCAGAGCCTACATCGGCGGCCGGAAGCGGATCGGCGAGTACCTTCCAACACGGTGTTCACAAACCAAAAAATGGTTGCTGTTTCGCTTGCAATCACTTGTACGGCCTTGTCTGTGAGTCTATATTTTTAGTATGAGATTTTAGACGCGGAAAGAACTTGGAGGTCCCGTGTTTCCGCAGCGGCTGTTTAGCCGACTGGTTTCCGCCCTAAATTATATGGCTTACCTAATATCCTCTTTAGAATTCAATACAAATGTCATCGTAAAATCATGAGCagtcaggggcgtacgcagcctatatgcctgcagtcactggactgcaaaatAATTTggcgatcttatttgcatTAAGAGGGGAAAAATCAAATGCttactcattcatttttatgtacgtagttttacatatatgatgaggataaaaaccataattttcttaatcatggtagtctacagatgatttccaaacatattgttatgtcgttcagttccacgcgacgactgaagtcttatttcagatcgaggatgacagaggatcgtgtaatattctgaaaagtctgacgcattgacgccaatttcaaacccaaatGCGGGAGTTATGAATTCTTCACGGGGATGCGGGATAAGTGGCCACGCCTTTattcagcttctgaatgctttgactgcaacttgttaaaatcctgcgtacgcccctggcAGTCCATATACTGACGGGAGTCCATATACTGACGGAAGTGTCGGATTTACGGCAAAGCGCAAATGTATTCAAGATATCTATAAACTGCATGTCGCTTCAAAATTTATTCTTTAAAAAGTCTATGGTGAATATGGGAAAACCAACAATGGGGTGTTTATAATAAAATGAATCCGTCGACCGAAATAAAATCTTGCGATATCTAAATCAAACATGATCATAAGCTAGGATTTTATATATGACAATCCTTATGTCTACCACAGGGATAGTTTTGTGTACTTGCGCATTAACTTTTCTCGAGCATATTTTAGCGCATCTTCACCATTTTCTTGTCTGTTCACACAAATAGCTGGCATATCAGACTTTTCAATTTCAAGGTATTTTTTCATACGCAATGCAATGAAAgaacaaaatatcaattaaCACGATCTCTTTTGGAGAGTCTCCCCCGACCCTCGCTCCGCTCCCTATTTAGCGCCGCTACACGGGTTAGTTTGGAAGAGGTTAAGCATCCTTGTTTCAAGTTCGATTTTACCATTGACTTATCCACCATAATGTGAAATTCAAGATAACAATTTGTGATATACATACAATTTCAACTTGATTACTGTTACCCGATGTTCAATCATTTGTTGTTGAATACTAGTGAATGAATGTCACAATCTTACTTTGGTAAGGCCTTCACCATAATACATATAAGGTAGATGAATACTTTTGCAAAATAACGGCAAATTGTAAGACGGTGTGATGTTCGCGGCGAGCTAAATCGGGAGAGTTGCTTGTAAAAACAACAATCAAATCTAAAAGTCTATTCATCAAAGAAACACGGTTTATGAAAATACAATAAAGGCATAACATACcttttatatatttatgcTGCTTTCGTGGTATAAATCATTTTAGGAGattatatttgttttggaacaaatgcaaaattttCCCGTTCGCATAAAAGACACATCACAATAGGTTGCCATAGCGACTTACACCTGCTCTCGTATTTAGCATTTAAAATTCAGTAATAACTTTCTGCTTTTTATTCGCATCGCTTCGATAAGTCAAGATGGGCATGGTTGTGAgcaatttagaaaatatagcACATTTTATTTTACCCTTTTTGATGTCAAACACTAATTGCACATTGctcaattcatttttttactttattcaTATTGTCAATTCTAGCTCTGGTTTAGCTCAATGTCCAAAATCACAATGCAAAGGTTGCCCGCAGCTATGTTTATCCAAATTGAACGCAGCAAAAATTTACAAGACCATTTGCTCCCAGCATGCACCGCGCGTATCATACAGAACAATAACGCAATTCACACAATAGCTTAAATTGCATTTTACTCCCTACATGAGCTCATCTACCCTTACAACTGTATTACAAGATCAATTCTTATCCATGTATAAACAAGTAATCCATCTCAGTTTTCAATTAGTAAGTTTGGGATAAAATAAAGTGGTTCTAATAGTGTCTAAAGCCCAGTCGTCAACCACAACttcgttattgtttttattcaatattggAGCACGTGATAAAGttacaaaataaccatctaagaacaaagtttaatactttatttaccaaattcaacgAAAATATCGTAGAAATgagccgatgaaaatggatgctttttcacacttggtactttggtaggatgacaaaatggcggctggcagaGGCTAGTCAATTCCAATATTAATAAGTCAACTggcaataaataaataaataaatgaaaaaaaaaaaaacaatgacacACGTAAGGGCCAAAAAAAGGTGGTTTAGATGTCCAAGCATTTTCATTCTAATAGAAAAAGtcggaaaaataaataaaataaataaaacttgGTCGGAGCatctaccttattacacttaattttcgcgaggtcaaaatttcgcgattttgagatggcgatatttcgtgactttttattttcgcgattttcctattttcgtaaacaccagatcactttattttcgcgattttggaataataatatcaagcaaaacaatggaattaaaatgtgcaaTAATGATgtgtaatcatcaaaactgaaacaatttgtaacaaagaGATGCGAGGGCTAATTTTAGTTTCATAAgaatctataaatacaagtccaGCTCAACCCCTTgccgtactatatgtacattcgatgactaaatagacaaggtgtttccacaaagcttattaaacggccaatattccccaaaaggcttcttgtgtactcactttattttcgcgaatcctttaaaatcgcgaaattcgcgaaattaaagtgacgtgagaattaagtgtaataagagAGCAATGGCAAATTACTGTAACAGTTTATATGGTTTCAAGGCCCATTTCACTAAATAATACTATTTTTTCATTCCCCTTAAAGAGtcaaaattaataaataataaagtaAACCCTGTTAAATTCCAGGTATATCTAATTCTTAGTTCTTTACGGAAAACCAATACTCTTGCAATATGGATTCATCTATGTATATTCTGCAAATTCTTATGCAGTATAAATATCCCCATTTATTCCCAGTAAACAGGGTATGGGTAACTGGGTAAAAAGAGTCTAATTCTAGCTACCTATTATTGTCTATAACAAAAACTTGACAAGAATGGGACAAAGTGCCTGCACCCCCTATTAGGCGGGGCCTCTCCCCAAAATCACCGCTCAGCTGGCAGACCATGGATCGTCCAACCTAGGAACACAAATTGTGATGAAtgttttgtagtaggaaccttTGTGTAGTTTTATGTGCATATGCGATTTGAGAATCTGCAATGTGTGAACTGTAATATATTTATGTCTGGTGTCACCTGTTTGATGTTAAAAGTCTTCTAATACATATTCTCCCTATAACCTAAAGTCTTAATAAAAAGACCACACAGTGTGTTTTGGTACCTTCTGGGGAcctttaaatgaaaatgtatCACGATAGGGGAAGCAAGGGTGGAGCTGAATCAAAAAGAATGTTGgaaaattctttttataaGGGAGGGatagctccccccccccacccccccatcACACCCCTTAAAGAATAAGTGACAAAGAGAACAGATGAGATGAATCCTATTAGTTGAATAGATAATATTCTATTAAGCTATTTCCATCAGAAGACGTTTTTACCTCATGTAAACCTTCTTGCACAGCAAGAAACTCTACTTGAAAATTTTGTGAGCATCCTGAAGGTACGCTGAGAATAAAAAGATATAAACAACTCATAGCATAATAATCATAGACTTTAAGACAAAAAgaggtatatatatatattagatTAAAATCCCTTATACCTAAAATCACttaggcattttctcctgtattttaagTAAGGtcttatacatttactgtatttttggctgctggaaggggggggggggggctggctCCCTGCCCCCCGCCCCCTGGATATGCCCCTGTATATTTCTTAGTGCTGATATAGCCTCTCTCCCCTCTATATCTGCTAATACTGTAACCaacttaaaataataaaatagcaATCTGATGACCCTTTGCTACTGTATAAACCAAGCTATGGACAAGAATACATGAGGCAATTTTTAGCAAATGTAAGGAGTTAATAAATACCCAAGCTTTAAGGATGGCTGTAGGCAAATAAGAGAATTTGAGTCAATATTGTGCATTCCTGGCATGAGATGAGTACCAAGGTTGTGTTGCCAGAGCATTGATGCATTAAAGTCTGCTTCATCTTCATTATTGACTGTATAGTTGACGAAAAACCTGCAAAATAATGAATAGTTTATATGAATAGTTCATATTAATGATTTTAGTAGTTGtttaatttaataataattatataaatGGCTACCCATTATGAACAGCCAATATACATAATATTTATGGATTGCTAACCAACAGTACTGATGAATCATAAACGAAAAATGGTCTTGAAAATTATACAGTAGCAACTATTTTCCAAGGGCCAGTCAATTCTTATCCGGCATGTTTCTCAATAGCAAAGCAAATGCACGCAATAAATTATAGATGATTTGTTAAATTACCCAATGGCCAACTCTTCAATTTTCCACCAGCAAATTGCCATAGTCCCAACATATTAGTATTATATTAGTATCTAAGATAGACATGACGGAAACACATGACTTTACATttccaataagctcatttcacatcaaataaggcggaaaattcccctaagtacttagtgagtaatatcaaacatAATATCAAATGAGACTTTTTTtgaattgatgcgactttttttaaagtgtcactgaaatttgagcttttcatTCCTAAGCTCATCCATGgtgcaaggatgatcaaggagaAAGTTAGAAAGTTAttataaaaagccaaaatctgggtatgtgcattgcAGCCTCTTGTTAGGAAATTGGTGTTTTAAAAAGGGAAAATCattccggaatacaaggaactgaTGGCCAATGTTAAAAATTGTATCTTCTTTCTCCATTTCTTCGAAGTGAGCACGTTCAGGGTTTTTCAGTCATGTCTCTAAGATATTAGTATCTAAGATATTCTTAAAGCCAAGTTATTACTAGTGATGCAAGTACAAGAACAGTGGTTAGCACCAAAAAAAGGTTTGTTTTTAGTGAAAACGAGTTGTGAATAAATCAACTTTCTCAATCCTAAAACTTGGTTGTCATCTTGAAAGATGAGTAGGCTTGTGGTTGGAATTTGATTGGCCAGTTATTGTCACCTGACATGAATGACCAAGCACTGTTGTTTTATGTTTCATTTTCACTTCACACAACCAAACGTAAGCACAAGTGccaaaaagggaaaaaaatatatcttgtGCTTCCACTTATTGCTGTGTCGTCTGGTTTTAACAGCTAAATAACACCCTTGAGCTTGTGCTTGCATCTGAGCTTGCTTCACAAGTAAAAACTAGGCTTAACAAACAAGGCATGATTACCTGATGTGTAAACAGTACATTAAAATCTAGAGTGTTTACACTTTATGGTTGGAAAACACTAATCTGCCATACACACACACCTTGTTCCATTTTTAATGGTGGAATTTGCAGAGGCCTTCACAGTCACAGATGACCTCTGGATATTTAAATGCGGCAAGCTGAAAGTCAAATACATAAGCAGGCATTGGTCATAAatattttacttgtttgtttgcttttttttgtaagaagaTATCAACAATACCCACAACTAGAACAACCAGAGCCTGTGACCTCACCACTTTGACAATGGTTAAAAACCTTGAAAAAAGAGATCAGCATTTATTTCTTGatgatctttttttttggtttatcATTGCCAGCATCACCACCATGTcatcttcatcaccatcatcattataaccaCCTTCATCATTATGATAACTATCTAGTTCTAGATACTAGAAAGCAGGCCTTCTTTAGATTCCTtttgtgttaaaaaaatatagtctTGAGCCTTTTAAAGGTACCTGTATCGTGTGGTGATGTGCTGGTGCCGCAGATCCAAGGTGTTGACACTCCATGTCACAGATGACAGAAGATCTATGTCCCTCTGCTAGAAAGCACAGAAAAACATAAGAACTCCACAGAGGAGAGATTAAATTCCAGGGAGGGGTGGCTAGGAGGGTTGGGGGTATGGGGGGCTGGGGTTCTTTCAGTGCTGATTTCAAGGGGGTAAAACCATGTTCTTTCCATTAATTTTGACCACTTCCAGAAGACATGGAAATTTCGGGTTGTGGTGGGTGGATGACCCTCTTGGTTACAGGTGTGATGAATCGTTTTTCGTTTTTATGTAATGTTTACAAATAATACTTACTTTTTGATATGGTATACTGCTGTCTGGTTGGACGATTCTGAATAAGTATGTAGAGTGTTCGCATGGGAGAAGAGTAGGGGTGTGTTCACTAGCTTCATTGGGCAGCAATGGAACAGTGTAGACGCTTGAGTTGTATCTACGTAGAGATATTTTATCCAAAACAATAATGAGTCAGGAACACAAATTTAATTCTGTGGTGCAAGGAATTTTGATACCTATAGGTGAGAGGTTGACATAGAACAGTCTTTGTCAGgtgccattttttttatcctagCAAAGCACCAAGTGtcaaaaagcatccatttccatccgcTGATTTGGAGAAGccaatgcaatatttttttatagaattcaATAAATAAGAtatcaaactttatttttagatgATTATTTCGAAATTTAAGTGCATAatgtgccttccaatattaagtgaaaataatattaaagctgtggctgacaagggcttTTTGAGTTGAGAATGTTTgtttaaaatgtaaaatttTAAAAGGGGAATTGTAAAAGAGACAAACAATAGAAATCAGGATAAGGAGAGGaactataaagaaaagttGGATAAAACTATATGCTAAAAGGGTGCAGATTTGCTTCTAGAAAATTatcatatattatataacaagCAAGGTAAATCACTGTACCTGTTTTGTGAGTTAGATAGTGCATGCTTCGCTGGACCAGATCTTCTCGTTATTGAATGAGAGCTTGTATGGACACTAACTTTATGGATTGTCACAGGTTCACCAAGGCTGTTAATGACTAATACACCAATAAGCTgtgattaattattattattattattgaaatgGTTGTAACTATGACAATCTTTTTAACAGTAatacatagctgtcaacccaacttggacaaaAATCTTGTGAATCGGGCTAACagtaaaaatgtgaaaaataaaacaagagagccaatgtgggtgaatacagagaatgtatggaaattcttacaaaaaaagtcttgtgaggaggtccaaaatcttgtgacacggCACGAGTTTACAGCCGTGGGTAATGCATATATACAGTATAGTATAGAGATAGTGTAAGAGTGGTAGAATTAACACTTTGCATATCAGTTAACACAATCATAGATCTATGGTAGAGGAATTTCTCACCTTCAATTGCAACATAATGTTTGCCTGTAGCCGTTGTGAACTTGCCTCTTACAGTAGGTGGAGATACAACAGGGAGGGTAGCATTTACTAGAAGTAAACATTTGAAAACTGGTTATAACACCTTAGTTTAAATTATATCAAACCCTGGGAAATACATCAACTTAAGGTTGAAGTACAGAAATGTATTtgaagttcttaaaaccttatatcaatctagccaaaagaaaGCAGTAGataaacttttaaaattttgaaaaaggaatggaatttgattgaaatttgaattttctacagagcTTTAAAAATTGTCCTGGCCCTGCAAAaagagattgaatcgagtgaataattccaattTTTGGCAGGAAAGTCTAAAACAacttattttccttaaatccccTTAAAATTTAGAGACAGctataccacaaaatattggctaggtgttttctattgcaatgctacccacaatgaagcaaAGAATAATTTGAAGCAGAtaattatatgaaaaaaaaaaaacctttgtttaggtttcaaaaacagcacATGGTTCTGGGAATGTcaccattcttgattgcgcaTGCAGCGTGCACgcaaaatgcaaaaacaacTCACAGACTATAAAATGTTCACTAAAATTTGCAGATTTGTATCCAGAAGTCAAATAATCagttgactaccaggttgggATATCAAGATGATGGAACAatttgtaaccacacaaccatcttcagcaataactacatGCCAAATCCATGTTGGGAAATGTTAAAATACTTTTAGTCTACTGTAAGAAGACATGTAGAGGGGGACTAGTATAGTGCATGCTTTatattttctcatgtaatttgattgacctcgatctacgtcacaactGTCTGGACCCAGGCCTTTCAGCTCACAGCCTTTTTTTCTGAAGATTGACCAAAAtgcctcaatattacagatttgttATTCACATGTTTTATAGCATCCATATAAACCACATACCATtcggaagatgaaaatataaagaatttaCCAAATCTATAAtttctgaaaggttatatggactttaacaCCCGTGAAAACAAAGTAGTtccattatcttttttttctgatgctcaaattgtcaacagaaaTACTCTACCATCACTTTCCACTAaaacagccccctcccccatcatcTGAAAAATTGATTATTGCGTAACACAGTCTACACACCATGACATCTAAATGGTGTCTGAAGATCACCCAAGGCATCATCAGGGTCATTGTTGATAAAGTAGTCCACGTAATTGCTCCACTGCAGACCATTAGTGACATTAACGGGTGCACTCAGCTCCTGCGTCCACACATTGACTGATAACTTGATTCTTTTGCTCAATGCTGGTAGCACATCCAACGAGGCAGTAAGAGGGTAGATGATGTCCCCTCTAGATGTTATGATAGGACAGTGTACCTTGAtcataaaatagaaaaaaggttaaaaaaCTTACTCGATGATTAAGAAATGAAATGGAAAGTCAACCCTGTCTGGACACCCTCAAAATGCAAGAAACTGTCTGCTAAAGAGAAATATCTTCTTACTAAAGTAGACaccaaaaaatggcaaaacaaGGATTTAAAAAGGCATGTCAATTGTCATTTCAATTGTGAAAAAGCCCTTATGGCTCAGTCGTTGTTGAATGTATACAAGCACAGTTAAACCAAGTCTGTGCTCTGCTCTAAATAACTATTGACAGGTGCATTGGGATCGTAGGCCACCACTTAGCCTCTCAGGTCCCTTCTTTTGGATACCTCGACTTAAGACCTGGCTAAAATAGCGTGCGACATGTCTCTTAGTTTAGCGACCCAAAGAGACATGGTAGCACATGCCAAATCTTGTAGAAGCAAGaaagaaatgtttcttttcGCGCTTCAAATTTTGGCTAAACTAGAAACATTTAGGAGACATGTTGCACACTACTCTACATGTCCCGCTCAacatgtcgcctagtttagccaaGCCTTTagccccccccatcccccaccaACAGCTTCTCTCTAGAGTCTGGAATTTACTTCAGGCAGCTTAGATTTAAATTATATCAAACCCTGGGTTCAAACCCCCAGCTCCTTGGGTTAGGTAAGTACGTAAACAGAGGCATAATTCCACTGATTATCAGTGCGACAGGTACTCTCCAGGGGATGGGGGTTACAAGTATAcaagtataataataataataataataattttagaaATCAGAATGTTTTCATCTCAGAgtatattttcataaaaaaaatgatcataCATGTAAACATTTGAGATAAAGATAAGACAAAAAGCATAAGTATAAAATAATACTTTTCTACtgtttccccccccccccccccccttttttttttttacggttTAGGTCCCACTACAAATTTTGTTCTGCTTATTTTAATATTCAACAAGCAAGGAATAAAAATCTAATTAATTATTGCCCGGACAACAGCCCAAGTTATAAAGAATGAATGATCTACATTCGTCTTTTTAGAAACAAAGGAGCCAACCACAAAATGTAAACACTTTGACAGGATTATCTTCTCACCTTAGTTGAATCATGAGGTGAAtcgattattttttcattcctAAACGAGGACACTGCATAACACTTGACGAAACCACTCTTGATCTGTTGACACTCGTCTGACCTACTTGCAAGATCAACACAACTAACGCTTACACATGTGTTCAAACGTAAAAGTCGATTCTGCCACTCTCGAAGCCCATCGGTCGAATCACCCTTCCCGCGAAACTGCGCGATCAGAAAGAAGTGTAGAAGTTCTCCCACGAAGCATGAATAGCGTGGTCCTTTCTCGATATCAGACACGGGTTCTCTTGTGGAAATGTGTGGAAGAAAGATGAAGAAGTTGCTATCTAATTTGACGCCCGCCATAActtgccgccatcttgaagtTTGATGTGTGTGAACGCTGAGCTAGCACCGAGGGCTCACGTTCTCTGTAGCAGGCGTAGAGCCCCGTGcgaactgcgccagcaccggccaccattgctggcgaattttcgcttgactgacAAAGGAAATATCAAAATGGGATATGGAATTACTGacatttcttttgtcttgtggtcagtcgagcaagaattcgccagcaatgctggcttgtgctggcgcagtttgcacagggccTTATGGTTTAACATAAAACCATTTTGatataaataaaacttttagAGCCAATATACACGCAAGGCGGCAGACGGGAAGGAGTAGGAGGGGAAGGGAGTAGGACGGGGAGGAGTA is a window from the Nematostella vectensis chromosome 9, jaNemVect1.1, whole genome shotgun sequence genome containing:
- the LOC5512405 gene encoding trafficking protein particle complex subunit 14 isoform X2, coding for MAGVKLDSNFFIFLPHISTREPVSDIEKGPRYSCFVGELLHFFLIAQFRGKGDSTDGLREWQNRLLRLNTCVSVSCVDLASRSDECQQIKSGFVKCYAVSSFRNEKIIDSPHDSTKVHCPIITSRGDIIYPLTASLDVLPALSKRIKLSVNVWTQELSAPVNVTNGLQWSNYVDYFINNDPDDALGDLQTPFRCHVNATLPVVSPPTVRGKFTTATGKHYVAIEVINSLGEPVTIHKVSVHTSSHSITRRSGPAKHALSNSQNRYNSSVYTVPLLPNEASEHTPTLLPCEHSTYLFRIVQPDSSIPYQKQRDIDLLSSVTWSVNTLDLRHQHITTRYSLPHLNIQRSSVTVKASANSTIKNGTRFFVNYTVNNEDEADFNASMLWQHNLAYLQDAHKIFK
- the LOC5512405 gene encoding trafficking protein particle complex subunit 14 isoform X1; this translates as MAGVKLDSNFFIFLPHISTREPVSDIEKGPRYSCFVGELLHFFLIAQFRGKGDSTDGLREWQNRLLRLNTCVSVSCVDLASRSDECQQIKSGFVKCYAVSSFRNEKIIDSPHDSTKVHCPIITSRGDIIYPLTASLDVLPALSKRIKLSVNVWTQELSAPVNVTNGLQWSNYVDYFINNDPDDALGDLQTPFRCHVNATLPVVSPPTVRGKFTTATGKHYVAIEVINSLGEPVTIHKVSVHTSSHSITRRSGPAKHALSNSQNRYNSSVYTVPLLPNEASEHTPTLLPCEHSTYLFRIVQPDSSIPYQKQRDIDLLSSVTWSVNTLDLRHQHITTRYSLPHLNIQRSSVTVKASANSTIKNGTRFFVNYTVNNEDEADFNASMLWQHNLGTHLMPGMHNIDSNSLICLQPSLKLGVPSGCSQNFQVEFLAVQEGLHEVGRSMVCQLSGDFGERPRLIGGAGTLSHSCQVFVIDNNR
- the LOC5512406 gene encoding ankyrin repeat domain-containing protein 66, which codes for MTELHEAAAKGDVDALEAILLAGSIDPDSEDWDYGRRTALHVAAAAGRTKCVKKLLEHCADGEMRMSGGWTPAHCAAERGSINVLRALADGGVSLTEEDNFGDTPKRVAEINGQKKAMEFLDSLENGTQEKSTNHTRQKDIKEPNKDPQETMSDAEDNYEDNVLDALQQPKVTFDLT